A segment of the Coffea arabica cultivar ET-39 chromosome 8c, Coffea Arabica ET-39 HiFi, whole genome shotgun sequence genome:
AGAGATTAATAAAAACTGATATGAGACATTGTGCATGCTTTGAGTTCTCAAAGAACCCTCCTCTGATGATTGGCCGACTCCCATGATTGTCTGACAATCATTTCTATTTATCCAATTTGCAAGCAAATTCATTGAGGCCACGTATATTGTACAATCTTGCAATTGCAGGAAGTCAGTACTAGTAGGTGTGAGGGATCCGCGCGGTTGGAGTCTGATACGATTCCATTCAATTATTATACTTTTTAcattatttgaaaaatgcacttttcatccccATTGTTTGGGGTGTTGGATAATTTCATCCCTAAAGTTTTAGATAAAACACATTTCATTgtcataattttataattttgaccaattttatCCTTAAAGTTTGATgcaaacacatttcatccttaAGTTCTTAAATTTGACTAATTAAGGACAATTGATAAATTGTCAAGCAATTTGAATGGAATGTTATCACTTGACCAAGGCATGCTAGTTAGTAAAATACACAAAACATTGGATCAACAAAATCCTCAAAAATTGTTTTTTAATTCACTTtcttgtttaaaaaataaaaaaattttagctaCCATTACTCTCTTCTTAATCACAAACTGAACAAAAAGATCGAAAGGAAACGAAGTTGTGGAGAAGAAATAAcccaattatagccaattggataaatttttcaaacaattCCATTGCAACCAATTGGAGAAAAATATTAAACTGAAAGAAATAATTGGTTAGATTGTCATTTATTTGCAAAACTTTGTTTTGTTGCATCATATACATGTTTTTCAAGTTGTCTATCTATCATCTAatctatttttttatctcacatatatcatatcataaataaaaaaaatatagttTCTTATCCGAACACACTCATTAtgttttatataatttaatCAATGACTGAATTAAGTATTAATAATACAATTATTAACAGGGAATGCTAGTCATGTGATGATATTCCGTCCAAATTGGTTAACAATCATTCAATTGTCCTTAATTGATCAAATTTATGAAACTGTGAGGATGAAATGCGTCTGCATGTAACTTTAGAgatgaaattggtcaaaattataaaaatacgaGGATGAAATACATTTTGACTAAAATTTTAGGGTTGAAATTGTACAACACCCCAAACATTGGGGatgaaaaatacatttttccCTTACGTTATATTATATTCAGGATAAAAGTACTATACATGAATAAAAAATTTGACATATGTTAAATATAATATTATGATATATTTGTACACTAAAAATTTAAACAACTATAATGACTAgaaaaaatcacataaaacacaaTTACACTGAATCCTTATCCGGAAGCATTAGCACTGCCATAAAGGAGCTGTATGGGTCACTGAAATAACTGCCGGCCGCCTTTTTTAGACGGATTTGTGCTGGCCACAAAACATACCAAACTGCTTTTGATGCTCGTGGACGCATACTTCTAGCCTTCCTCTTTTTGGGAGGGAAAATAACCTCATCGAAGATTTTTTTTAGACCTATAAACCCCAAATAATTTTAAGATCTGCCCTTAACCTCTATAAATTAAAGTGACAAAGAAACAACACATCCAGACTAAGGGTGTTTTACAAATCTCATTTGCAAGCCTTAATAATTAAAAGCATCTAGAAATGTTGCCAGAAACTtaggaaagaaaggaaggaaggaaaaaccCTATTGTGTTAGGACTGTCACTACCTTATGGTTTAGCAATTTACCTTTACCCCCTTTAGACAAATATTTTTTACtatgaaatttctcaaaataaagaGTCAAGATTGAATATTATCTATATTTGTATCTGTAGGAATCTTGAATGAGTAATCTTAGGAGATATTTTAGGTAAATTAGTGGAGGAAATCAGGGTGAATAAGCTATCTCCAAAATTAAGGGAATTAGATGTAGACTTTCCTTATTTAGTGTACCAGAAAATTGTATACATAGATTAGAATGAATTGTAGGAAAGATATAGAATTAATAAAATCTCTTTGATTCTTTTCtaacatggtatcagagcccgtCTAAGGTTCTGTGAAAAATACCACCTTTGCTTCTTGTCAATTCCAGCCTTAATTGCTGGTTCCTTTCTTATTCTCTCCAGCCTTCATTGTTGTTCCTTTtactatacatttttttttcttctattcAATCATGGCGGATACTACATCCTCAACGCGGCAATTGTCTTCAACTGTGGAAGAAGAACAAAGTACACGGAACACAACAGAGTTTCAAAACATCCACGCAGCATATAGACtaaatggaaaaaattatttgaagtgGTCTCAATTGGTTCGAATATTcctgaaaggaaaaggaaagttgTGTCATCTATTGGAAATAGCATCGGATAGTGAAACGGCGAGGTTTGAAGCATGGGAACAAGAGGATTCAATGATCATGTCTTGGTTATGGAATTCCATGATTCCTGAAATCAGCGATACATGTATGTTTCTTCCTACAGCAAAGGCAATTTGGGATGCCCTTCATCAGACATATTCCAAGGTTAATGATGCAGCTCTTATTTATGACATCAAGACAAGGACAACTGGAGCAAAACAAGGGACAAAAATAGTGACAGAGTATGCCAATTTTCTGCAAAACCAGTGGCAGGAACTGGATTATTACAGGACACTTGATTTGAAGTGTAGCAAATGTGCAGTGTTTATCAAGAAGTTCATAGAAAGGGATCGAGTTTATGATTTTTTGGCTGGCCTAAACTCTGAATTCGATCTTGTACGAATTCAAATTTTGGGCAGGCCAGAATTTCCCTCTTTAACAGAAGCAATATCCCAGGTACGTGGAGAAGAAAGTCGCAGGGGTATTATGTTAGACCTACCTTCAATAGAAAATTCAGCCCTTTTAAATTCCAAATCTCAGCAGTTGGTACTGAACAAGGTTGCTGCGGACAAGACCAATCAAACAAGTGGGCAAAAGAATCGTTAGGAGTTGTGGTGCACATACTGCAAAAAACCACGACACACCATAGATCAATGCTGAAAACTACATGGGAAACCACCCACTCGTGAATGGGGACAGAAAGGTGGCCAGCAAAGGCAGGCTCATACGTCGGTTCAAGATCCAACTCAAGTGATTGGAGGGTTTAGTATGGAGGAAATTGAGAAGCTTAAAAGTATGTTAGAGACAGTTGATAAACCAACAACTAACAATTCTCAATCAAGGAATCCGGGTATGTGTTCATTGACACTTTCAAGTAAGGCTCTAGTCTCTTTTGCGTTTAGTGTTTTTGGCAATGAGCTTAGGAATGTCTGGATTCTTGACTCTGGTGCTACGGACCATATGAGtcatatttcaaataaattcaaaacctATAACCCCTATCCTAGCAATAGAAAGATTGTTGTCGCAGATGGTACTACAACCACTGTGACAGGTATTGGAGATGTCCAAGTTACTCCAAATTTGATTCTTAAAAATGTTCTTCATGTTCCTCAGTTATCTACAAATTTGGTTTCTGTAAAAAAACTTGCCAAAGATCTAGCTGGCTCTATTATATTTGATGAATCCTGTTGTGACTTCTAGGACCGGGGATCGGGGAAGAGGATTGGACTTGCTAAGGAGCATGATGGACTCTATTACTTGGATACATCCAGTCAACCAGAATTTAGTAAATCTGCCCTGTCCACATTATTTTCACCCTCCAATAAGGATGTCATCTGGTTACATCATAGACGTCTAGGTCATGTGTCTTTTTCTGCACTAAAAATAATGTTTCCCTCCTTGTTCAAGGGATTTGATGTTCAGTCTTTTCATTGTGATATTTGTGAGTATGCTAAACACACTCGTGTACCATTTCCTTTCAGTAATAAACGATCgtcttctcctttctttttaaTCCATAGTGATATTTGGGGGCCATCAACTATTCCAAACATCTCAGGGTCTAAGTGGTTTGTCACATTTATCGATGATTGCGCAAGAGTCTCTTGGATCTATTTACTAAAAAATGAGTCTGATTTGATTCATATTTTCCCTGTTTTTCATGCAatgattcaaaatcaatttGGCACCAAGATAAAACACTTTCGTTCAGATAATACTCGTGATTATTTCAATCAAATCTTGagtccattttttcaaaaagaagGAATCATACATGAATCATCCTGTATTAccactccacaacaaaatggagtgGCAGAACGGAAAAACCGACATCTTCTTGAGTGTACTAGAGCCTTACTGTTTGAACAAAGTGTGCCAAAAGCATAGTGGGGAGAAGCTGTACTCACATCAACTTATGTCATAAATAGAATTAAAGTCCACTAGAGAACCTATCCAAATTCTACCCCGATATTCGATCTTCCTTTAATCTCACTCCTCGAGTTTTTGGATGTACTTCCTTTGTTCATGTCCATAATCATAACCGTGGGAAGTTAGAACCTCGTGCTCTTAAGTGTGTCTTCGTAGGGTACTCATCTACTCAAAAGGGTTACAAATGTTATCATCCACCTACTAAAAAACTCTATGTCTCGGCAGATGTTACATTGTTGAAAATAAGCCATATTTCATCACTCCTTATCTTCAGGGGGAGTTAGATACACTTAAAGATAAGGAGTTAAAATTTTCCTCCTTAGAGTTGTCCACATCTGAGTCATCCAAATCTGAATTCCAAGAGTCAATTCTTCAATCTGATGTGgtagaagaaaaaaaggaagatcgTAAAATCTATGACTGGTTCCGGTTTGACCAAGTGTATACAAGGAAAGGAGATCCCATCGTGGTTACAAGGCAAGAACAATCCTCTAAACCaagctccaggaatgaggtaaTAATGAGTGAATCAAATCTGAATTCTACACCACCGACTGACCATTCTTCCAGCTCTAAATCACCTTGTCCTGAACCTCTTAGCCTTGACCAGGACCTACATCTACCTATTGCTGTAAGGAAAAAACCCCAAGAATGCACCAAAAGACCCCTATACCCATTGTCTCACTTTGTGTCTTTTGAGAAGTTTTCCCCAAGCCATCAAAGCTTCCTTTCCACCTTAAACACAGTCTCTATTCCTAACTCATTGTCTGAAGCACTATCAAAGAAAGAATGGAAACTTGCTATGGAAGTAGAAATGGATGCATTAGAGAAGAATGGGACCTGGGAATTAGTTGATTTACCAAAGAACAAGAAAGTAGTGGACTGTAAGTGGGTGTATGCAGTAAAGTTTAAAGCAGATGGGCCCCTAGAACGCTACAAGGCAAGGTTAGTCGCGAAAGGATACACACAGACATATGGAGTAGATTATCGGGAAACGTTTGCTCCAGTAGCAAAGATGAATACAGTAAGAATTCTGCTATCCTTGGCTATTAATTTTGATTGGGAATTACAACAGTACGATGTGAAGAATGCTTTTTTTTCATGGAGAGTTAGAAGAGGAGATTTATATGAGCATTCCACCGGGATTCAGTGGGGTTGACAAGAACAAGGTTTGTCGGTTAAAAAAGGCATTATATGGGTTGAAACAATCCCCACGtgcttggtttggatgatttgccaAGGTAATGATAACTAATGGCTACAAGCAAAGTCAAGGAGATCATACCCTGTTCATCAAGCATTCAGCCTTCGGGGGAGTTACTGTTTTGATTGTTTACGTAGATGACATTATAGTGACAGGAAACGATGAAGTAGAGAAGAAAACTTTGAAGTGGTGCCTAGCCAAGGAATTTGAAATAAAGGGTTTAGGAAAATTGAAGTATTTTCTGGGAATTGAAGTGGCTCGATCAAGGCAGGGAATTTTTATTTCTCAACAGAAGTATGTTATGGACCTGCTCAAGGAAACAGGCATGATAGCGAGCAAACCAGTTCGAACTCCCATTGAGCAGAATCACAAATTAAGTGAGGCTCATGAAGAAACAGCAGTGGACAGAGAGATGTACCAAAGACTTGTTGGGAAACTCATTTATCTCACACATACTAGGCCAGATATATCTTACTCAGTCAGTGTTATTAGTCAATTTATGCATGATCCTAGAGCAGTTCATCTACAAGCAGTTTATCGAGTGCTTCATTACTTAAAGGCACATCTAGGGAAgggaattttattcaaaaagggTCCTGAAATTGATCTGGCAGTTTACATAGACGCAGATTTTGCAGGGTCTGCAGTCGACAGGCGATCAACTTCGGGATATTGTACATTTCTTGGAGGAAACTTAATATCCTGGAGAAGCAAGAAACAAAGTGTGGTAGCAAGGTCAAGCGCTAAAGCAGAATTTAGGGCTATGGCAGCAGGGGTATGTGAATTATTGTGGGTTAAAATTATCCTAGAAGACTTGAGGATTCAATGGAGCAAACCGATGAAACTATACTGTGATAACAAATCTGCTATAAGTATAGCTCACAACCCAATGCAACATGATCGGACGAAGCACATAGAGATAGACAGGCACTTTATTAAAGAGAAGCTAGAAAGTGGACTGATTTGTACTCCGTATGTTCCGACAGGATTTCAACTTGCAGATGTGATGACAAAGGGACTGTGTAGCAACATGTTTCATGAAAGTGTTGTCAAGCTGGGAATGGAAGATCTATATTCACTAGCTTGAGAGGGAGTGTAGGAATCTTGAATGAGTAATCTTAAGAGATAAATTTGTGGAGGAAATCGGGGTGAATAAGCTGTCTCCAAAATTAAGGGAATTAGATGTAGACTTTCCTTGTTTAGTGTACCAGAAAATTGTATATATAGATTAGAATGAATTGTAGGAAAGATATAGAATTAATAAAATCTCTTTGATTCTTTTCCAACAGtatctatactatatatataaaGTCGTTACCAAACTTTTGATGTAACCTAAATATGTGACTTTATATTTTCCCCAATTTAACCTATTTTATGCGGCACTAGAACCTTTAAAAaaccagaaaaggaaaaaaagttacaGGGCAGGAAAATCCATTGCATTTTGCACATTTTCAGATTTTCTACGGTTTCCTATAATATTTGagctcttttttttaaaaaaaaaaaaaatttgagctcCTTTGAAACTATTTTTTACTGGCAATATTGCAACAATTGAAATCTTTCAAACTATTATTGGAATGAATAATTTTAATCTACTGAATGTCTTTTCACGTTGGTTGATTGGAGGCAGAGATTAACAAGTTACACGTAAGAGTGCAATACAAATTTTTTACTGTTAATCAATTAAGATGTTGgctttgcccaaaaaaaaaaaaggaaattatttgtcaatattttcatgaggtcaGTAATTTCTTATGGCCTTTTTTTTATGGTTTCTTCCctcaaaaggagaaaaatgatCATTAAATCTCGTAAATTCTGGTTGGTCTCTGTAATGTGTATCAAAAGTATTGTTAAATTGCATAACTATATGGTTTTTGGTCATACTGGTGAGAAGTGAGAGACTAAAAATATGGCCTTCATCAATGATTGAGATTTGTTTGCCTAGTAGATTGGAATAGCTCCAGAGAGAAAATCATTTTACAAGTAATTTGCCTTTGCCATAATATTTTACTTTCCAAGAAAAAACatattttacaatttttttgcacgtgatttttctcaaaaacatTTAAGTATGCACCAAGCACAAcactatatatttttttagtgTTCTTGATTTCTATTTATTGTTATCTCAAATTCCGTTTAATACTAGAACTATGATATtcatgaaaataatttttgaatatttttgaaATCATTAGTTACTTATGAATGCCAACAACTTTTTGCCCATTTCACTTCACCATATGTTCCACGTTTTCATTTCTTGCAAGTCAATATCAAGCCATTAACATGTAGAATGATAAAATCATTAAATAAAACAGAGAATGAGGAACTATGTTGAAATTTTGCTTATGGACTTTGTAAAAGTTTATTCATTCTATCCCATGATAATAGATTTTATGAAAAGATGAGCCTATTAAAATATGTAGAGGATTTGTTAATAAAAGCAATGTCCTATCCCTAGGTCCTAGAATATTAGTTTAGGATAACGAAAGGTTCATGTTTATCTATAAGAAATAAATGCATCTCAATCTCGATGGTactccattaaattgaaaacttgaaaaataaaataaaatgcttcTTCCAATTGTTCCTAAGTGTTTCACCAGTTTatgatttcttctttttttttttttagtggcaAACCCCGTCCACAGGATGGGAAAAATTTTATTCATGACAACTAGTAAAACATACACAAAATTAGAGGAAAACGCAAAGTAGGAGTACTACTCCTTTACAACTTGAATATGCACATTTGAGAATTCCCTACAGTCTAACAAAATTGCAGATCTAGTTTCCCCAAGAAGATTTGTAAAAGATGTGGTGTACAACTCTATCCTTAACCGTGACCCAGCCAACTTATCTGCCGAACCATTTGCTTCCCTAAAAATGTGAACTACTGAAACTTACAAGTCCTTAAGCAATGCACGGATCCTTCgcaaaaaattgcacaaaggCCATTTCGGTATTCTCCCTAAATTAACCAACGAGACAAGACTCTCCGAATCCACTTCTACAAGCAATCTTCCACTATATTTCAACGAACACAATTGAAGACCATGCAACAACACTAGGCTCTTAGCTGTAAGTGCATCAATTTCACCGAACTCCTTGTAGAACGCAAAAATTATCTTCCCTCCATGATCTCTAAGCAAACCTCCTCCAGCTCCTTGGCCATTACAAACACTCACCAAGAAACTGCCAACCATTTACCTACTCTAGTAGATCGAGTAGCAAGTTTTCTCCACGGATCATCAAATTCTCCTCGGAAGTGAGCCATAGTAAAAccagtgttttgaaaatcggaccggACCGTCCAGTTCGACCAGTTGAACCACAAACCGGCCATGGCAGGGGTCCGGTTCTATGTTGGTGTTGATTTTGTCAAAAAATCAGTCAAACCCGATCAAAACCGCTGAACCAAATCGAACCGGATTGAACCGATTTTCAtgtttccccttttgttttaagttttgcaaaatgacctttctaatacaagactatatatatatatatataaacatccatatttctttttttcatttttcttacaaaatctcattctttcatgactctttctttttaatcttcaacacACACACGCATACTCTCTCCCCTCTTtttttgtcactccctttttaatcaaacctctttagttttaatttattgatgttttcttccatctttttaattttgtttttgtccattaaattgaaaaaagttaaaaaagaattatttttctttaatccaaattatttaatgctacaaccactcacttttatctcatttttttattttttatcaagtttgcatttctattttcgattctcttgacttttttcaaactccaaattttctttttt
Coding sequences within it:
- the LOC140013511 gene encoding uncharacterized protein translates to MADTTSSTRQLSSTVEEEQSTRNTTEFQNIHAAYRLNGKNYLKWSQLVRIFLKGKGKLCHLLEIASDSETARFEAWEQEDSMIMSWLWNSMIPEISDTCMFLPTAKAIWDALHQTYSKVNDAALIYDIKTRTTGAKQGTKIVTEYANFLQNQWQELDYYRTLDLKCSKCAVFIKKFIERDRVYDFLAGLNSEFDLVRIQILGRPEFPSLTEAISQVRGEESRRGIMLDLPSIENSALLNSKSQQLVLNKVAADKTNQTSGQKNR
- the LOC113706007 gene encoding uncharacterized protein, giving the protein MEEIEKLKSMLETVDKPTTNNSQSRNPGMCSLTLSSKALVSFAFSVFGNELRNVWILDSGATDHMSHISNKFKTYNPYPSNRKIVVADGTTTTVTGIGDVQVTPNLILKNVLHVPQLSTNLVSDRGSGKRIGLAKEHDGLYYLDTSSQPEFSKSALSTLFSPSNKDVIWLHHRRLGHVSFSALKIMFPSLFKGFDVQSFHCDICECYIVENKPYFITPYLQGELDTLKDKELKFSSLELSTSESSKSEFQESILQSDVVEEKKEDRKIYDWFRFDQVYTRKGDPIVVTRQEQSSKPSSRNEVIMSESNLNSTPPTDHSSSSKSPCPEPLSLDQDLHLPIAVRKKPQECTKRPLYPLSHFVSFEKFSPSHQSFLSTLNTVSIPNSLSEALSKKEWKLAMEVEMDALEKNGTWELVDLPKNKKVVDCKWVYAVKFKADGPLERYKARLVAKGYTQTYGVDYRETFAPVAKMNTVRILLSLAINFDWELQQYDVKNAFFSWRVRRGDLYEHSTGIQWG
- the LOC140013513 gene encoding uncharacterized mitochondrial protein AtMg00810-like, with the translated sequence MITNGYKQSQGDHTLFIKHSAFGGVTVLIVYVDDIIVTGNDEVEKKTLKWCLAKEFEIKGLGKLKYFLGIEVARSRQGIFISQQKYVMDLLKETGMIASKPVRTPIEQNHKLSEAHEETAVDREMYQRLVGKLIYLTHTRPDISYSVSVISQFMHDPRAVHLQAVYRVLHYLKAHLGKGILFKKGPEIDLAVYIDADFAGSAVDRRSTSGYCTFLGGNLISWRSKKQSVVARSSAKAEFRAMAAGVCELLWVKIILEDLRIQWSKPMKLYCDNKSAISIAHNPMQHDRTKHIEIDRHFIKEKLESGLICTPYVPTGFQLADVMTKGLCSNMFHESVVKLGMEDLYSLA